Proteins encoded in a region of the Chelonoidis abingdonii isolate Lonesome George chromosome 2, CheloAbing_2.0, whole genome shotgun sequence genome:
- the OTUD1 gene encoding OTU domain-containing protein 1: protein MQLYSSVITHYPASGAAAAAAGGAGVFKVSLPAVPPAPDAASAAGQSPAAESPAKESLVPGGSGAAMTAFSSCLELMPGGPAAAPQYSSSAQITVSRRRPLERIVPIRIVQRPEPSVELAPASPQSRAWLEGILESMRQAGGDAEAASAAHLPEEPSNHSLRLSEHCQALQAAASAQPGPAATCGGGEESSGQALPCSPLGEEEGAGPRRGPERSEKLALYLAEVEKQDKYLRHKGRFRFHIIPDGNCLYRAICKAVYGDQRLHSELREQTVHYIADHLHHFSPLIEGDVGEFLIGAAQDGAWAGYPELLAMGQMLNVNIHLTTGGRPESPTVSTMAHYLGPEDPARPSIWLSWLSNGHYDAVLDCACPNPEYEAWCRQTQVQRRRDEELAKSMAMSLSKMYIEQNTCS, encoded by the coding sequence ATGCAGCTTTACAGCTCCGTGATCACCCACTACCCGGCGTCGGGGgcggcagcagcggcagcaggcGGGGCGGGTGTGTTCAAGGTCTCCCTGCCGGCGGTGCCCCCCGCTCCGGACGCAGCGAGCGCCGCGGGTCAGAGCCCGGCCGCCGAGAGCCCCGCTAAGGAGAGTCTGGTGCCCGGAGGCAGCGGTGCCGCCATGActgccttctcctcctgcctGGAGCTGATGCCGGGCGGGCCGGCGGCGGCCCCGCAGTACAGCTCCAGCGCCCAGATCACCGTGAGCCGCAGGAGGCCTCTGGAGAGGATCGTGCCCATCCGCATCGTGCAGCGCCCCGAGCCCTCCGTGGAgctggccccggcctctccgcagAGCCGAGCCTGGCTCGAGGGCATCCTGGAGAGCATGAGACAAGCCGGCGGGGACGCCGAGGCCGCCTCAGCCGCGCACCTCCCGGAAGAGCCCAGCAACCACAGCCTCCGCCTCAGCGAGCACTGCCAGGCTCTGCAGGCGGCGGCCAGcgcccagcccggcccggccgccACCTGCGGCGGCGGCGAGGAGAGCAgcggccaggccctgccctgctccccgctaggggaggaggagggcgcCGGGCCGAGGAGGGGACCGGAGCGGAGTGAGAAGCTGGCTCTGTACCTGGCCGAGGTGGAGAAGCAGGACAAATACCTGCGGCACAAGGGCCGGTTCCGCTTCCACATCATCCCTGATGGAAACTGCCTCTACCGCGCCATCTGCAAGGCCGTGTACGGGGACCAGCGGCTGCACAGCGAGCTCCGCGAGCAGACTGTGCACTACATCGCCGACCACCTGCACCATTTCAGCCCCCTCATCGAGGGCGATGTGGGCGAGTTTCTCATCGGCGCCGCCCAGGACGGCGCTTGGGCTGGCtaccctgagctcctggccatgGGGCAGATGCTGAACGTAAACATTCACCTCACCACGGGCGGCAGGCCAGAGAGCCCCACCGTCTCCACCATGGCCCACTACCTGGGCCCTGAGGACCCGGCCCGGCCCAGCATCTGGCTGAGCTGGCTCAGCAATGGGCACTACGACGCTGTGCTGGACTGTGCGTGTCCCAACCCGGAGTATGAGGCCTGGTGCAGACAGACTCAGGTGCAGCGGAGGCGGGACGAGGAGCTTGCCAAATCCATGGCCATGTCACTGTCTAAGATGTACATCGAGCAGAACACCTGTTCCTGA